Proteins encoded within one genomic window of Acidimicrobiales bacterium:
- a CDS encoding DUF2236 domain-containing protein, translating to MSGGPTDRSAWRRRVTEAAVGLFSHAPDPLADTFSHPGDLGLFGPDSVTWQVMSDCSTFVGGVRSLLVQAAHPEVAAGVGDHSSYRDDPLGRLSRTASYVTATSYGSVPEVDAAIAFVGRMHGPVAGTSHRGLAYSAADPEMAAWVHNALVDSFLVAHRTYGPVALSDEAADAYVAEQVRLGRRMGAAPLPDTAGGLADWLAGHPSLGLSPAGEEAIAFLAGPPLSSPVQVAYRIIHDAAVATVPPPILAAIGLRPRRGAITRGRMLIRGLRAALGASPAWAAALERCGEDRPDGVRFRNQPGTTR from the coding sequence ATGAGCGGTGGGCCGACCGACCGGTCGGCATGGCGCCGCCGGGTCACCGAGGCGGCGGTAGGCCTTTTCAGCCACGCCCCCGATCCGCTGGCCGACACCTTCTCCCATCCCGGCGACCTCGGTCTCTTCGGACCGGACTCGGTCACCTGGCAGGTGATGAGCGACTGCTCGACGTTCGTGGGCGGGGTCCGGTCCCTGCTCGTCCAGGCCGCCCATCCCGAGGTGGCCGCCGGGGTCGGCGACCACTCGTCCTACCGGGACGACCCCCTGGGTCGGCTGTCACGCACCGCCTCCTACGTGACCGCCACCTCCTACGGATCGGTCCCCGAGGTCGATGCAGCCATCGCCTTCGTGGGCCGGATGCACGGTCCGGTGGCGGGCACCTCACACCGCGGGCTGGCCTACTCGGCAGCCGACCCGGAGATGGCGGCATGGGTGCACAACGCCCTTGTGGACTCGTTCCTGGTGGCGCACCGCACCTACGGACCCGTCGCCCTCTCCGACGAGGCGGCGGACGCCTACGTGGCCGAGCAGGTTCGCCTGGGCCGGCGGATGGGCGCCGCCCCCCTCCCCGACACCGCAGGAGGCCTCGCCGACTGGCTGGCCGGGCACCCGTCGCTGGGGCTGTCGCCGGCCGGTGAGGAAGCCATCGCCTTCCTGGCCGGACCACCGCTCTCCTCGCCCGTGCAGGTCGCCTATCGGATCATCCACGATGCCGCTGTGGCCACGGTGCCGCCGCCGATCCTGGCCGCCATCGGCCTCCGGCCGCGTCGGGGAGCAATCACCCGGGGCCGCATGCTGATCCGGGGGCTCCGTGCGGCATTGGGTGCCTCGCCTGCCTGGGCGGCCGCCCTGGAACGCTGTGGGGAGGATCGACCCGACGGCGTTCGGTTCCGTAATCAGCCAGGCACCACCCGCTAG
- a CDS encoding MarR family winged helix-turn-helix transcriptional regulator, with protein MNPPNDQVPDHPSDVDSAVERLTDGTDGAEPTTAGILVWAYVAGRQLDAWLADALAETGLSTSDYGALAGVAFTGDRSMTAGDLARWVVQTSGGTTKTLQRLVDRGLVRRVADPHDGRRTIVQPTAAGSRTARSVAAGLVDRLDRDLDGLDADSRDRLLAALRDLSVKLTGDDTAGPPPAG; from the coding sequence GTGAACCCCCCGAACGACCAGGTCCCCGACCATCCCAGCGATGTCGACTCCGCGGTCGAACGGCTGACCGATGGTACCGACGGCGCCGAGCCGACCACCGCCGGAATCCTCGTCTGGGCCTACGTGGCCGGCCGCCAACTGGATGCCTGGCTGGCCGACGCGCTCGCCGAAACCGGCCTGTCCACGTCGGACTACGGAGCGCTGGCCGGTGTGGCCTTCACTGGCGACCGGTCCATGACCGCCGGCGACCTCGCCCGCTGGGTGGTACAGACGTCGGGGGGCACCACCAAGACCCTGCAGCGCCTGGTCGACCGGGGCCTCGTCCGTCGGGTGGCCGATCCCCATGACGGTCGACGCACGATCGTCCAGCCCACGGCAGCCGGCAGCCGGACCGCCAGGTCGGTGGCCGCTGGCCTCGTGGACCGCCTGGACCGGGACCTGGACGGCCTGGACGCAGACTCCCGTGACCGCCTCCTCGCTGCCCTGCGCGACCTCTCCGTCAAGTTGACTGGCGACGACACCGCAGGGCCCCCTCCCGCCGGATAG
- a CDS encoding cytochrome P450, with protein sequence MASIDEIDLTDLDVFAERMPHDWFDLLRRDAPVWRHPANEEEPDGFWVVSSYEHISEAHRVGTLFSHQTGPGRNGAGGIALNDIAPGRGPGLQMVMTDPPQHTRYRKLVNTGFTPRMIRRMEEVMRLRTSIILDRICEQGSADFVVDVAAELPLMAIADIIGVPDEDRHLLLDWSNRTIGGSDPEYMDEGAEDDHGSTYEGAVIEMAMYAHDLSDRKRAEPDDGLWTVLTTAKVTLDDGTVTELTDLERDLFFTLLLVAGNETTRNSISLGIMGFMDHPDQWGRLTGGAEMDDVAVDEVLRYTSPVNFFRRTATEDTELGGQLIRAGDKVTLWYASGNRDEAVYEDPHRLDLTRSPNHHLAFGGGGAHFCLGASLARLELKIMFEGLAQRMPDIVATGPADRLRMNFVNGIKHLPVEFTPSKPVLTA encoded by the coding sequence ATGGCCAGCATCGACGAGATCGACCTCACCGACCTGGACGTCTTCGCCGAGCGGATGCCACACGACTGGTTCGACCTCCTGCGGCGGGATGCGCCGGTATGGAGGCATCCGGCCAACGAGGAGGAGCCCGATGGCTTCTGGGTGGTGTCCTCATATGAACACATCTCGGAGGCCCACCGAGTGGGCACCCTGTTCTCCCACCAGACGGGCCCGGGACGCAATGGTGCAGGAGGCATCGCCCTCAACGACATCGCCCCGGGTCGGGGCCCGGGCCTGCAGATGGTGATGACCGACCCGCCCCAGCACACCCGCTACCGCAAGCTGGTCAACACCGGCTTTACCCCACGGATGATCAGGCGGATGGAGGAGGTCATGCGGCTGCGGACCAGCATCATTCTGGACAGGATCTGCGAGCAGGGTTCGGCCGACTTCGTGGTCGACGTGGCCGCCGAGCTCCCGCTCATGGCCATCGCCGACATCATCGGCGTACCCGACGAGGACCGGCACCTGCTCCTGGACTGGAGCAATCGCACCATCGGGGGGAGCGACCCCGAGTACATGGACGAAGGTGCCGAGGACGACCACGGCTCCACCTACGAGGGGGCCGTGATCGAGATGGCCATGTACGCCCACGACCTATCGGACCGAAAGCGGGCAGAACCCGACGACGGCCTCTGGACCGTACTCACCACGGCGAAGGTGACCCTGGACGACGGCACGGTGACCGAGTTGACGGACCTCGAGCGGGACCTCTTCTTCACCCTCCTGCTGGTGGCTGGCAACGAGACCACCCGCAACTCCATCAGCCTGGGAATCATGGGGTTCATGGACCATCCCGACCAGTGGGGTCGGTTGACCGGGGGAGCGGAGATGGACGACGTGGCTGTCGACGAGGTGCTGCGCTACACCAGCCCGGTGAACTTCTTCCGACGGACGGCCACCGAGGACACCGAGCTTGGGGGCCAGCTCATCCGGGCTGGCGACAAGGTCACTCTCTGGTACGCATCGGGTAATCGGGACGAGGCCGTCTACGAGGATCCGCACCGACTGGACCTGACCCGCAGCCCCAACCACCACCTGGCCTTCGGTGGCGGCGGTGCGCATTTCTGCCTGGGAGCGAGCCTGGCCAGGCTGGAGCTAAAGATCATGTTCGAGGGACTGGCCCAACGGATGCCCGACATCGTGGCGACCGGGCCGGCCGACCGCCTGAGGATGAACTTCGTAAACGGGATCAAGCACCTGCCGGTCGAGTTCACTCCCTCGAAACCTGTGCTGACGGCCTGA
- a CDS encoding HDIG domain-containing protein: protein MTDTTVPGAEATPGPAGPAETVDPAAGERLTSLLLEPDCEPGLWASVDSGEMDHLVPEFPLLRMEQDPIHRHKDVLSHTIAVVGKTEPELTVRLAALFHDIAKPRTRSFEHGDVTFRHHEVVGARMARSRLTAMGFDESVVDEVAGLVRLSGRFKGYSDGWSDAAVRRYARDAGPLLGRLNHLIRCDCTTRNRVKAAGIQAAMDDLESRIAELAEATRRAAERPGMDGAAVMAHLGIGPGRHVGEALAYLLALKRDEGDLERAELEARLETWWAGRS, encoded by the coding sequence ATGACGGATACCACGGTGCCCGGCGCCGAAGCGACGCCCGGGCCGGCCGGGCCGGCGGAAACCGTCGACCCGGCGGCAGGCGAGCGCCTCACCTCCCTCCTGCTCGAGCCGGACTGCGAGCCCGGCCTCTGGGCGTCGGTGGACTCCGGAGAGATGGACCACCTCGTCCCCGAGTTCCCGCTGCTCCGCATGGAGCAAGACCCGATCCACCGGCACAAGGACGTGCTCAGCCACACCATCGCCGTGGTCGGAAAGACCGAGCCCGAGTTGACCGTGCGGCTGGCCGCCCTGTTCCATGACATCGCCAAGCCCCGGACCCGGTCGTTCGAGCACGGGGACGTGACGTTCCGACACCACGAGGTGGTCGGAGCCCGGATGGCCCGGAGCCGCCTGACCGCCATGGGCTTCGACGAGTCGGTGGTCGACGAGGTTGCCGGTCTGGTCCGGCTGTCCGGGCGGTTCAAGGGCTACTCCGACGGCTGGTCGGACGCTGCGGTACGTCGCTACGCGCGTGACGCCGGACCGTTGCTGGGGCGCCTCAACCACCTGATCCGGTGCGACTGCACAACCCGCAACAGGGTGAAGGCGGCGGGCATCCAGGCCGCCATGGACGACCTCGAGTCCCGCATCGCCGAGCTGGCCGAGGCGACACGACGGGCAGCAGAGCGGCCCGGCATGGACGGGGCGGCTGTCATGGCACACCTGGGGATCGGCCCGGGACGCCATGTCGGCGAGGCACTGGCCTACCTGCTGGCGCTCAAGCGGGACGAGGGGGACCTGGAACGGGCCGAACTCGAGGCCCGCCTCGAGACCTGGTGGGCAGGCCGTTCCTGA
- a CDS encoding acyltransferase family protein — translation MADQARPRLNYIPGLDGIRGIWVVVGPLLYHAATDTVSGGILGIDLFFTLSSFLIISIALNEFEATGRIDLKAYAGRRARRLLPALFVCLGMLTIYLVLRVPPGELARWTGAIFSTLTYSANWYEIFSDVSYFEDFQFSPLRHVWSFSIEEQFYIFAPLYLITVLALFRKRANMALLVTMIAGTALSTWWMGHLYPGQGDPSRVYYGTDTRAHSLFAGIILAVAVRMYGPVRTRTGQLAWVGGAYLATFFFSWAIFEISERDAWMFEHGGFLLVAAISCLMIYGVAQPGERAWHARLPAFLSADDAPWAGRLTCGTLYAGIFTGGWAVVSVVRGNAPFDHWPYLLGVGIGWFWYGAARSEVGPLHWFLESRLIRGVGKISYGLYLYHWPIYLLVTPTRAGRLVPGVELVEGNNLIWMHLAMTFIVAATSFYVVEQPVMRRRFPLVGRRMTVVSGTAAGATAVVLILVGLLWVNTRPAESGSFTASASPCTEQGLLPPPSDERLRVLVVGDSVALQIGEALCGWAVDNPGRMVVLNEAHLGCVVGRHGLKRVPEGDEGPVGELCSAWNESVPTHVMLQPDVVSWPSAVEAFRPDVVLGHVTAWDVTDRLVPSLGVDWVWVGVPAYDGYISSEYRLASQVLGSTGAHVYWLEGAHIRREIRPQNHPDRIDGLNDLVRAATADLDHVTTVAYRDFIGANGTARERHTRDDGVHLSEDGMAEVSDWLVGEVFVESASTGSGSG, via the coding sequence ATGGCCGATCAGGCACGTCCCCGCTTGAACTACATCCCCGGCCTCGACGGCATCCGGGGCATCTGGGTCGTCGTCGGCCCGCTCCTGTACCACGCCGCCACCGACACCGTGTCGGGCGGCATCCTGGGCATCGACCTGTTCTTCACCCTGTCCAGCTTCCTGATCATCTCGATCGCCCTGAACGAGTTCGAGGCGACCGGCCGCATCGACCTGAAGGCCTACGCGGGGCGGCGGGCCCGACGCCTGCTCCCAGCTCTCTTCGTGTGCCTCGGCATGCTGACCATCTACCTGGTCCTGAGGGTTCCGCCGGGCGAGCTCGCCCGATGGACCGGGGCGATCTTCTCGACCCTCACCTACAGCGCCAACTGGTACGAGATCTTCTCCGACGTCTCGTACTTCGAGGACTTCCAGTTCTCGCCGCTCCGCCACGTGTGGTCGTTCTCCATCGAGGAGCAGTTCTACATTTTCGCCCCGTTGTACCTGATCACCGTGCTGGCGCTCTTCAGGAAGCGGGCCAACATGGCGCTGCTGGTCACCATGATCGCCGGTACCGCGCTCTCCACATGGTGGATGGGGCACCTGTATCCAGGGCAGGGAGACCCGTCCCGCGTCTACTACGGCACCGACACCCGGGCCCATTCCCTGTTCGCCGGCATCATCCTGGCCGTGGCCGTCCGGATGTACGGACCGGTCCGGACCCGGACAGGCCAGCTGGCCTGGGTGGGGGGGGCGTACCTCGCGACCTTCTTCTTCTCCTGGGCCATCTTCGAGATCTCGGAGCGGGACGCCTGGATGTTCGAACACGGCGGCTTCCTGCTGGTCGCCGCCATCTCGTGCCTGATGATCTACGGCGTCGCGCAGCCCGGTGAACGGGCATGGCATGCCCGCCTGCCGGCGTTCCTGTCGGCTGACGACGCGCCATGGGCCGGTCGGCTGACCTGCGGCACCCTCTATGCCGGGATCTTCACCGGTGGTTGGGCGGTGGTCAGCGTGGTCAGGGGCAACGCCCCGTTCGACCACTGGCCCTACCTCCTGGGCGTGGGCATCGGCTGGTTCTGGTACGGGGCCGCCAGGTCCGAGGTGGGGCCCCTCCACTGGTTCCTGGAATCAAGGCTCATCCGCGGCGTCGGCAAGATCAGCTACGGCCTCTACCTCTACCACTGGCCTATCTACCTGCTGGTCACCCCGACCCGTGCCGGACGGCTCGTCCCGGGCGTCGAGCTGGTCGAGGGCAACAACCTGATCTGGATGCACCTGGCCATGACGTTCATCGTGGCCGCCACCAGCTTCTACGTCGTGGAACAGCCGGTCATGCGGAGGCGCTTCCCGCTGGTCGGGCGGAGGATGACGGTTGTCAGCGGCACGGCGGCCGGCGCCACGGCGGTGGTACTGATCCTCGTCGGCCTGCTCTGGGTCAACACCCGGCCGGCCGAGAGCGGGTCGTTTACCGCCTCGGCCAGCCCCTGCACGGAACAGGGGCTACTCCCCCCGCCGTCCGACGAGCGGCTCCGGGTGCTGGTGGTCGGCGATTCGGTGGCCCTCCAGATCGGTGAGGCCCTCTGCGGCTGGGCCGTCGACAACCCCGGGCGGATGGTGGTGCTGAACGAGGCCCACCTGGGCTGCGTCGTCGGTCGCCACGGCCTCAAGCGGGTCCCCGAGGGCGACGAGGGGCCGGTCGGCGAGCTCTGTTCGGCGTGGAACGAGTCGGTCCCCACCCACGTCATGCTCCAGCCCGACGTGGTCTCATGGCCCTCGGCGGTCGAGGCCTTCCGACCTGACGTGGTGCTGGGCCACGTCACGGCCTGGGACGTCACCGACCGGTTGGTCCCGTCGCTGGGCGTGGACTGGGTCTGGGTCGGGGTGCCGGCCTACGACGGGTACATATCGTCCGAGTACCGGCTGGCCAGCCAGGTGCTGGGGTCCACAGGTGCACACGTCTACTGGCTGGAGGGGGCCCACATCCGACGGGAGATCCGCCCCCAGAACCATCCCGACCGGATCGACGGGCTGAACGACCTGGTCCGGGCGGCCACCGCCGACCTGGACCACGTGACGACCGTCGCCTACCGGGACTTCATCGGGGCCAACGGCACCGCCCGGGAGCGCCACACCCGTGACGACGGTGTCCACCTGTCCGAGGACGGGATGGCCGAGGTGTCCGATTGGCTGGTCGGCGAGGTGTTCGTCGAGTCGGCGTCCACCGGATCCGGATCGGGCTGA
- a CDS encoding VOC family protein translates to MSTGGLPAAPDWRGVHHLAMVTPDMDATVRFYVGVLGMPLVATLRAGPMRHYFFRLGPGNTIAFFEVSGATTFSKPAGAPSPRPIQFDHVAFGVDDEAALIALQRRLVEAGCEVTPVVDHRILRSIYFHDVNGIALEASWWTSDSDSLGFRPDDPELFADPVPVPAVAELAGDGLASTPSTRLR, encoded by the coding sequence ATGAGCACAGGCGGGCTGCCAGCAGCACCCGACTGGCGCGGCGTCCACCACCTCGCCATGGTGACCCCGGACATGGACGCCACGGTGCGCTTCTACGTGGGTGTGCTCGGCATGCCGCTCGTGGCCACCCTCCGGGCAGGCCCGATGCGGCACTACTTCTTCAGGCTGGGACCGGGGAACACCATCGCCTTCTTCGAGGTCTCTGGCGCCACCACGTTCTCGAAGCCGGCAGGGGCGCCATCGCCCCGGCCCATCCAGTTCGACCACGTGGCGTTCGGAGTCGACGACGAGGCGGCGCTCATTGCCCTGCAACGGCGGCTGGTCGAGGCCGGGTGCGAGGTCACACCGGTGGTCGACCACCGGATTCTCCGTTCGATCTACTTCCACGACGTCAACGGCATAGCCCTGGAGGCGTCCTGGTGGACGTCGGACTCCGACAGCCTCGGGTTCCGACCCGACGACCCCGAATTGTTCGCTGATCCGGTTCCGGTCCCGGCGGTCGCCGAACTGGCCGGAGACGGACTGGCATCGACGCCCTCCACGCGCCTCCGATGA
- a CDS encoding enoyl-CoA hydratase-related protein — translation MADHDLEPSDSGTDRAGPFGEAATYERDGHVATITYNRPEALNAVNRDLRRDLNAAWDMFMADEEAWVAILTGAGDRAFCAGADLTDGGGSAGDFPGTFWEKPTVNSFESGLEVFKPTIAAVNGHCIGYGLTAVVACDFVLASDRATFAWPEVTLGIPTIVGAIRLPRRIAWADAMELLLTGESVDAERASAMGLVWRVSPHDRLMADARSLADRLCRAAPLAVRTTKEVAVRTRSMPWTEAVRFGETMRLVAASTDDANEGRQARTDRRPPEWQGR, via the coding sequence ATGGCAGACCACGACCTGGAACCATCCGACTCCGGAACCGATCGGGCCGGTCCCTTCGGCGAGGCGGCCACCTACGAGCGGGACGGGCACGTGGCCACCATCACCTACAACCGGCCCGAGGCCCTCAACGCCGTGAACCGGGACCTGCGACGGGACCTCAACGCGGCCTGGGACATGTTCATGGCCGACGAGGAGGCCTGGGTCGCCATCCTCACCGGAGCCGGGGACAGGGCGTTCTGCGCCGGCGCCGACCTGACCGACGGAGGCGGCTCGGCGGGCGACTTCCCGGGGACCTTCTGGGAGAAGCCCACCGTAAACTCGTTCGAGTCGGGCCTCGAGGTGTTCAAGCCCACCATCGCAGCAGTGAACGGCCACTGCATCGGCTACGGCCTGACGGCCGTCGTGGCCTGCGACTTCGTCCTGGCCTCCGACCGGGCCACCTTCGCCTGGCCCGAGGTCACCCTGGGCATACCCACCATCGTCGGGGCCATCCGGCTCCCCCGGCGGATCGCCTGGGCCGACGCCATGGAACTCCTCCTGACCGGCGAATCGGTCGACGCCGAGCGGGCGTCGGCGATGGGCCTGGTCTGGCGGGTCAGCCCACACGACCGGCTCATGGCCGACGCCAGGTCCCTGGCCGACCGCCTCTGCCGGGCCGCCCCGTTGGCCGTCCGGACCACCAAGGAGGTGGCGGTCCGGACCCGCTCCATGCCCTGGACCGAAGCGGTCCGATTCGGCGAGACCATGCGCCTGGTGGCCGCCTCCACCGACGACGCCAACGAGGGCCGTCAGGCCCGTACCGACCGTCGACCACCCGAATGGCAGGGTCGCTGA
- a CDS encoding amidohydrolase: MTSDTVPTDPSAANRTEIPPIISVDDHIVEPPHLWKTWLPARYRDRGPRIERRRLGEMTWVGGAKMYEYELDAPDAPWCDVWFYEDLVHPNKRHVAAVGFDRDEMTMAPITYDEMRPGCYEPKARVADMTANHVEASLSFPTLPRFCGQTFYEASDRDLGLACVKAYNDFMVEEWCGDSDGALIPLIIIPLWDADLAADEVRRNAERGCHAVCFSEIAPNLGLPSIHTGYWDPFFAACQETQTTVNMHIGSSSKMPAASPDAPPAVAATLSFNNAIASMSDFLFSGVLVRFPELKLAYSEGQIGWIPYILERADDVWLEHRAWGGVSDLIPEPPSTYYYRQIFGCFFRDNHGLRSLDEVGVDNITFETDYPHTDTTWPHTKQVAEDMMGHLPADAVWKIVRGNAARMLSLEIEACPGT, from the coding sequence ATGACCAGCGACACCGTCCCCACCGATCCGTCGGCGGCCAACCGCACCGAGATCCCGCCGATCATCAGCGTCGATGACCACATCGTGGAGCCGCCCCACCTCTGGAAGACGTGGCTGCCGGCGAGGTACAGGGACCGGGGCCCCCGGATCGAGCGCCGCCGCCTGGGTGAGATGACCTGGGTGGGCGGGGCGAAGATGTACGAGTACGAGCTGGACGCCCCCGACGCACCGTGGTGCGACGTCTGGTTCTACGAGGACCTCGTGCACCCCAACAAGCGGCACGTGGCGGCCGTCGGCTTCGACCGCGACGAGATGACCATGGCGCCCATCACGTACGACGAGATGCGTCCGGGCTGCTACGAGCCGAAGGCCAGGGTGGCCGACATGACGGCCAACCACGTCGAGGCCTCGCTGTCGTTCCCGACCCTGCCCCGCTTCTGCGGCCAGACGTTCTACGAGGCCTCCGACCGGGACCTCGGCCTGGCCTGCGTGAAGGCCTACAACGACTTCATGGTCGAGGAGTGGTGCGGCGACTCCGACGGAGCGCTCATACCGCTGATCATCATCCCGCTGTGGGACGCGGACCTGGCGGCCGACGAGGTCCGACGCAATGCCGAACGGGGCTGCCACGCCGTGTGCTTCTCCGAGATCGCCCCCAACCTCGGGTTACCGTCGATCCACACTGGCTACTGGGACCCGTTCTTCGCCGCCTGCCAGGAAACGCAGACCACGGTGAACATGCACATCGGGTCGTCATCGAAGATGCCCGCCGCCTCACCGGACGCCCCGCCGGCCGTGGCCGCCACCCTCAGCTTCAACAACGCCATCGCGTCCATGAGCGACTTCCTGTTCTCCGGCGTGCTGGTGCGGTTCCCAGAACTGAAGCTGGCATACAGCGAGGGTCAGATCGGCTGGATCCCGTACATCCTGGAGAGGGCCGACGACGTGTGGCTGGAACACCGTGCGTGGGGCGGTGTGTCCGACCTCATACCGGAGCCGCCGTCCACCTACTACTACCGGCAGATCTTCGGCTGCTTCTTCCGGGACAACCACGGGCTGCGGTCCCTCGACGAGGTGGGGGTGGACAACATCACCTTCGAGACCGACTACCCGCACACCGATACGACCTGGCCGCACACTAAGCAGGTGGCCGAGGACATGATGGGACACCTTCCGGCTGACGCCGTATGGAAGATCGTGCGGGGCAACGCGGCCCGCATGCTGAGCCTGGAGATCGAGGCCTGCCCCGGTACCTGA
- a CDS encoding OmpA family protein — protein MVTGGLRDPRDRRSRDFGPAFGLGRRFPRARRSTPLNLFGGRSTWIALVVLVPIFVVIALGSTGPAEDGATEQDLLATVQGSMVQAGLPTVKVRVVDWMVILEGRVATSELKEAAERVAFAQADVISVQNRLYVPPPVVDTVTTTTAPDLPAALADLVLQSRLSTVAAHPSIQFESGGDRITLESVPTLDRLADFLLFEPAIRVQIIGHTDSDEKVPGDNLLLSAIRAEAVRTQLLARGVEPERLVTLGMGHTDPIADNITKTGKAANRRIEFLLLREGEVGLPAPAEPTGDGSTEADAGD, from the coding sequence ATGGTGACCGGTGGCCTGCGCGACCCGCGCGACCGCCGCAGCCGGGACTTCGGCCCGGCCTTCGGCCTCGGACGTCGTTTCCCCCGGGCCCGCCGTTCCACCCCACTCAACCTGTTCGGCGGCCGCTCAACCTGGATCGCCCTCGTCGTGCTCGTCCCCATCTTCGTGGTGATCGCCCTGGGCAGCACCGGCCCTGCGGAGGACGGTGCCACGGAACAGGACCTCCTGGCGACGGTCCAGGGGTCCATGGTCCAGGCCGGGCTCCCGACCGTGAAGGTCCGGGTCGTCGACTGGATGGTCATCCTGGAGGGTCGGGTGGCGACATCCGAGTTGAAGGAGGCCGCCGAGCGCGTGGCCTTCGCCCAGGCCGATGTCATCAGCGTCCAGAACCGTCTCTACGTGCCGCCGCCGGTCGTCGACACGGTCACGACGACAACGGCGCCCGACCTGCCCGCCGCTCTGGCCGACCTCGTCCTCCAGTCCCGCCTGAGTACGGTGGCGGCTCATCCGTCGATCCAGTTCGAGAGCGGCGGCGACCGGATCACCCTCGAGTCGGTGCCCACGCTGGACCGGCTGGCTGACTTCCTCCTCTTCGAGCCGGCGATCCGAGTCCAGATCATCGGCCACACCGACAGTGACGAGAAGGTCCCCGGCGACAACCTCCTCCTCTCGGCGATACGGGCCGAGGCCGTCCGCACCCAGCTCCTGGCCCGCGGCGTCGAACCCGAGCGCCTGGTGACCCTGGGCATGGGACACACCGACCCCATCGCCGACAACATCACCAAGACCGGCAAGGCGGCCAACCGACGCATCGAGTTCCTGCTGCTCCGGGAAGGCGAGGTCGGCCTACCGGCTCCCGCCGAACCCACCGGGGACGGGTCCACGGAGGCCGATGCCGGCGATTGA
- a CDS encoding LLM class F420-dependent oxidoreductase gives MKIGIVFANIGPFGTAQGSIDLATAAEEAGIDSLWTVEHVVYPDDYGSTYPYDDSGRMMMAPDTDLTDPLTWLTWVGAHTSTIRLATGILILPERNPVVLAKQLGTMDALTGGRVDLGIGVGWLREEFDALGIPWERRGARTDEYVAAMRTLWAGDSASFAGEFVSFSGVSSNPKPVDGSVPIVVGGHSDAAARRAGRLGDGFWPGKGDLDHLLDVMRREAEAHDRDPDAIEVTWAGDLTAGEDPLIAAGSLAAKGVSRVVVPSFMFLRNTAEALAEFGETVVAPLADM, from the coding sequence ATGAAGATTGGAATCGTCTTCGCCAACATCGGCCCGTTCGGCACCGCCCAGGGCAGCATCGACCTGGCCACGGCGGCCGAAGAGGCGGGCATCGACTCGCTCTGGACCGTCGAGCACGTCGTCTACCCGGACGACTACGGGTCCACCTACCCATACGACGACTCTGGCCGGATGATGATGGCGCCCGACACCGACCTCACCGACCCGCTGACCTGGCTGACCTGGGTCGGTGCCCACACGTCGACCATCCGCCTAGCCACCGGGATCCTCATCCTCCCCGAGCGCAACCCGGTCGTCCTGGCCAAGCAGCTGGGCACCATGGACGCCCTCACCGGCGGACGGGTGGACCTAGGCATCGGCGTCGGTTGGCTCCGCGAGGAGTTCGACGCCCTGGGGATCCCGTGGGAGCGGCGCGGCGCCCGGACCGACGAGTACGTGGCGGCGATGCGCACCCTGTGGGCCGGCGACAGCGCCTCGTTCGCCGGGGAGTTCGTTTCGTTCTCCGGCGTCTCGTCCAACCCGAAGCCGGTAGACGGCTCGGTACCCATCGTGGTCGGCGGCCACAGCGACGCTGCCGCCCGTCGGGCCGGCCGACTGGGCGACGGCTTCTGGCCGGGCAAGGGCGACCTGGACCACCTGCTGGACGTCATGCGCCGCGAGGCCGAAGCACACGACCGCGATCCGGACGCCATCGAGGTGACGTGGGCCGGAGACCTCACGGCCGGAGAGGATCCCCTGATCGCAGCAGGGTCGCTGGCGGCCAAGGGGGTCAGCCGTGTGGTGGTGCCCTCGTTCATGTTCCTGCGCAACACCGCCGAGGCCCTGGCCGAGTTCGGCGAGACGGTCGTCGCTCCCCTGGCAGATATGTAG